Genomic window (Streptomyces clavuligerus):
TGAACTCCCCGGCGGCGTCGCCCATCAGCGCGGGGTCGGCACGGGAGGCGTCGGCCAGGCACACATCGGCCGCGACCCCCTCGTCCAGCTCCCGGACCGCCTTGACCAGATCCGTGCCGCGCGCCAGCGCCGCACGGGCATCCTGATGGACCATCACCCGCGCCATCGGGTCGGACGCCGGGACGACCACCATCACCCGGGCATGGGCGCTCCCGCGCACCGACGCCACCGCCTGCCGGACGTCGTCCCGGGTGCCCCGGCACACGGCCGCCACGCTGACCTGTCCCTCGGCCTCGACCGCGACCTGCCGCACCGCCTCGAACTCCTCGGCGCACACGGCGGGAAACCCCGCAGCGAACACCACATGGCGCGGCCCGTCGGAGCCGAACACCGCACCGTGCTCGCGCGCCAGCCGCACCCGGAAACCGGGCGGCATCAAGGTCTTGGCCTGAGCGCCGTCGCGTGCGGACTCCTCCCACACCACCAACCGGCCGGCCAGCGCGGATTCACGGACGACATCCCGCATCGGCGGGCCCCCTCTCCCTCGTACGCCCACCGGGCGGGAACCCCCGCGCAGCGGCGCACCGACGAGGGGAAACGATAACCCTCCCCGGCTTCGACCAGCACCGCCGGGGAGACGTCCGCGTCACGCCCGGTCTTCGGCGGTCAACGGTGGGGCCGGGGAGACCACTTCCGGGCACGGGCCCGTGCCGCCGAGGGGATCGGGGCCGGGGGGCAGCCGTCGGTCGACCGCCCACACGGCCAGCGCGCACACCGCGAATCCGGCTCCGAGGAGAGCGGAGCCCGTCCAGCCGTGGGCGGTGAGGACGGCGGTGGTCGCCGCCGCGCCGAGGGCGGAACCGAGCGAGTAGAAGACCATATAGGCGCCGATGACGCCGCTGACGCGCGCGGGATACGCGGCGGTGAGCAGATGCTGGTTGCTCACATGCACGGCCTGGACCGCGTAGTCGAGCAGCACGACGCCGACGACGAGGAGCCACAGCGACCACATCAGCTGTCCCGTCGCGGCCCAGGAGAGGACGAGCAGGGCGAGCGCGGCCCCGGTGACCGGGGCCGCCCGTCCCGCGTCCGCCCACCGCCCCGCGCGGGCCGCGCCGAGGGCCCCGGCGAGACCGGCGATCCCGAACAGCCCGATCTGACTCTCGCTCAGCCGCCATGGCTCGCCCCCCAGCGGCAGGGACATCCCGCTCCACAGGGTCCCGAACGACGCGAACAGGAAGAACGCGATGAGCCCGCGCGTCAGGAAGACGCGCCGCCCGAAGAGCCCGCCGAGCGCGACGACGGCCCGTCCGTACCCGGTGGGCCGGTCGGGGCGCCCGTCCGGCGGCAGCGCGACGAGGACGAGGACGGCGAGTCCGAGCGAGACCACCGCGAGCACGAGATAGACACCGCGCCAGCCCGCTGTCTCCGCGAGCGCGCCGGTGACGATCCGCGCGCCCAGGATGCCGACCACGACACCCGAGGTCACGACGCCGATACCGCGTCCGCGTTCGGCGGGCGGCGAGACCGACGCGGTGTAGGCCACGGCGGTCTGCACCACGACCGCGAACACCCCGGCCACCGCCAGCCCCGTGAACGCCACCCACGCGGTCGGCGCGGCTGCCGTCAGGAGCAGGCCCACCGCGGTGATCGCCAGGTGCGCGGCGATGAGCCGTCGCCGGTCGACCACGTCACCGAGCGGCACCAGCAGCACCAGCCCGGCCAGATAACCGATCTGACCGGTCGCCACGATCCACCCGGTGAGCCCGGTCGGCACACCGAGGTCGCGTCCCATCGGCTCCAGAACGGGCTGTGCGGCGTAGACGCCCGCCACAGCCACTCCGCACACCGTCGCGAGCAGCGCTCGCCGCCTCGCGTCCATGACCCTCCCACGGTAAATGAGTAGCAAATTGCAACTGATTTGACCGTAGGGCATGATGGTTTCACTTCGCAACTCATCGTTGGATCCGGCTCCCTCGTGAATCCGGCCTCATCGTTGAATCCGGCCCGATCGTGAATCCCCACCCACCGGGAGCTGCCATGTCGCCCCCCACCCGGCACGCGCCCGGCTCCGACTGGACCGACCCGGACTGCCCCGTCGCCCGCGCGCTCGACCTCGTCGGCGACAAATGGAGTCTTCTGGTCGTCCGTGACGCGATGGACGGGGCCCGGTCGTTCACCGAGTTTCAGCGACGCACCGGCATCGCCCGCAACATCCTCACCGACCGCCTCAGGAAACTCTCCGAACGCGGGCTCCTCACCCAGCGCACGGCCCCGACGGGCCGCCGCCAGGAGTATGTGCTCACCGATGCCGGACGGGACCTCTTCCCCGTCATCGTCACCCTGCGGCAGTGGGGCGAACGCAACGCCTTCGCCCCCGGGGAGCCCCGCTCCACCCTGGTCGACCAGCACGGAACCCCCGTTCCCGACCTCACACCGACCGGCGGCGACGGCACCCCCCTCGACGCGGGCACCACGCGGGTGCGCCGGACGGGATAGGCGGCGGACCGGCCGCCGCGCGCGCCCTCACCAGCGCGTCCGCCCCCTTTCGCGGCCCCCGGCGGTTCTGTAGGTTCGGCGGCGATCACCGGAGCAACTGCCCCGCGGGTCACTGTGTTCGCCCCCGTACCGCTGTTACCACCGGTTCACCCGTTCAGGAGAGGCAACACCATGCGCAACCCCCTGCGAAGAACCCCCCACCGCCGACTGCGCACCACCGCGGCCGGAGCCCTCGCGACGGCGCTCGCCGCGCTGGGGCTCGTGGCTCTCCCCGGCCCCGCCGCCGCGACGACCGCACCGGCGCTCACCGTCCAGTACCGCACCGGCGTCACCGGTGCCACCGCCGGGCAGGCGGCGCCCTGGTTCACCGTCCGCAACACCGGTACCGCCCCGGTGCGGCTCGCGGACGTGAGACTCCGTTACTACTTCAGCTCCGACGCGCCGGACGCCTCCTACCGCTTCGCCTGCGACTGGGCCGTCCGCGGCTGCTCGAACCTCACCGGCGCGTTCGCGGCGCACACACCCGCGACGGCCACCGCCGACCGCTATCTGGAGATAGGCTTCACCGCTGCCGCGGGCACCCTCGCGCCCGGCGCGGACACCGGCGACATCCGGCTCCGGATGCACCGGAGCGACTGGAAGCCGCTGCGGCAGGGCGACGACCACTCCTTCAGCGCCGAGCGGACGACGTACGCCGACTGGGACCGGGTCACCGCCCATCTCTCCGGCACCACCGTCTGGGGCTCCGTGCCCGGCGGCGGCCCGGTCGACCCGCCGCCCGCGCAGGCCCTCTTCGACGACTTCGCGTACACCGCGCACGACGACCCCCGGCTCGCCGCCCGGGGCTGGGCGCTCCGGAGCTGGCCGGGCGGGCCCGGGGTGCCCGGCGCGGGCTGGTCGCCGCGGAACATCTCGTTCGGCACCGAGAACGGCGCCTCGGTGATGACCCTCAGGACCGAGACCGACGGCACCGCGGCAGGCACTCGGCAGGCCGAGATCCTGGCCACGTCCATGAAGTTCCGCAAGGGCACCTACGCGGCCCGGGTGAAGTTCAGCGACGCCCCCGTGCACGGGCCCGACGGCGACCACGTCATCCAGACCTTCTTCGCCATCAACGACCTGAAGGCGCCGATGGCGGACGACTACGCGGAGTACGACTTCGAGTACCTGCCCAACGGTGGATGGGGCGAGACGGGCAACACCCTCTTCGCCACGTCCTGGGAGACATACGACTCGACCGGCGCGCAGCCGCCCGTGAACACGCACACCGCCGACCGGGCGGGCTACGCGGGCTGGCGCGACCTGGTGTTCACCGTCGACGACACCGACGTCCGCTACTACGTCGACGGGCGGCTCTTCGCCACCCACGGCGCCGCCTATCTGCCGGAACGCCCGGTGCTGATCAGCTTCAACCAGTGGCTGACGGATCTCGCGGGCCCGCCGGAGCGCACCCCCCGCGCCTATGAGCAGGGCGTCGACTACGTCCTGCATGTGAAGGACAAGGTCCTCACCCCGGCTCAGGTCGCCGAGCGGGTCGCCGCGTACCGGACGGCGGGCACGGCCTTCGAGGACACCGTCCCCGCGCTCTGACCCGTCCGTCCCCGTCCGGCCTGTTCCCGTCCGTCTTCGTCCGGTCTGCTCCCCTCCGTCTTCGTCCGGCCTGTTCCCGTCCATCCCCGTCCGGCTTGTTCCTTTCCATCCGCGTCCGGCCTGCTTTGGCCCGGTTGCTTCAGCCGGCAGACCTCTGCCATGGCCTGCCATGGCTCCCTGTCAGGACCGCTGTCCTGACGCGCGCCCACCGTCCCCGGCCACCAGATTCCTGCTCTGGGACGGAGGGCGTCCCCCCTGGTGGAATCGGGACACCGGCAACGGCCGGACGAAACAGGGCCACGACGGAGGATCACCTATGAACACGGAAGACCTCATGGGCGGCTACGCCGCGTACACCAGCCCCAACGCGGCCGTTCAGGAGGCCGCCACCACCCACGCCGAGGCGTTCACCCCGACCATCACCGTGACCCCGACGACCGAGGTCATCGTCAGCGTCGTCGTCTCGCTGCTCACACCGCACGTCTGAGCCGAGCCGGACCGGGCGGGAAACCGTTCGCCGGGCGTTCCATCGGGTCCCGGGCACCGACAGGTGCCCGGGACCCTTTCCGTGCGCCCCCCTCGTGCCCCCTTGCGCCGGTATCTCCGCGCCCCTGTGCCCGGGTGCCTCCGCGTCCTTCGTCCGGATGGTCCGCGACCCTGAACTTCCCCTGAATCATGGCCTTATGTGACGGGGAACCTCTGTTCGCCTCTTTCATGATCAGTATGATGTGCGGGCAGTGGGTCGACGGGTGGCGGACGTCGGCGGAGAGCCCGGGGCGGGGTGGCCCCGGGCAGAACGGCGGGCCGGTCACGGCCGGAGGACGGACGCGTGGCAGCGTCCTTCGTCCCGCCGGAGCGGTCCCCGAGCCACCCGGAGGAGGCGTACGTGCGTGCAGGGAGACAGGCGCGGCGGATGTGGCGGCGCACCCGCCGACTGGCCGACACTCTGGAACTGCCCACTCCGTTCAGTGCGGAGGCCCTGATCACCGCCCTCGCCG
Coding sequences:
- a CDS encoding MFS transporter; this encodes MDARRRALLATVCGVAVAGVYAAQPVLEPMGRDLGVPTGLTGWIVATGQIGYLAGLVLLVPLGDVVDRRRLIAAHLAITAVGLLLTAAAPTAWVAFTGLAVAGVFAVVVQTAVAYTASVSPPAERGRGIGVVTSGVVVGILGARIVTGALAETAGWRGVYLVLAVVSLGLAVLVLVALPPDGRPDRPTGYGRAVVALGGLFGRRVFLTRGLIAFFLFASFGTLWSGMSLPLGGEPWRLSESQIGLFGIAGLAGALGAARAGRWADAGRAAPVTGAALALLVLSWAATGQLMWSLWLLVVGVVLLDYAVQAVHVSNQHLLTAAYPARVSGVIGAYMVFYSLGSALGAAATTAVLTAHGWTGSALLGAGFAVCALAVWAVDRRLPPGPDPLGGTGPCPEVVSPAPPLTAEDRA
- a CDS encoding winged helix-turn-helix transcriptional regulator, translated to MSPPTRHAPGSDWTDPDCPVARALDLVGDKWSLLVVRDAMDGARSFTEFQRRTGIARNILTDRLRKLSERGLLTQRTAPTGRRQEYVLTDAGRDLFPVIVTLRQWGERNAFAPGEPRSTLVDQHGTPVPDLTPTGGDGTPLDAGTTRVRRTG
- a CDS encoding cellulose binding domain-containing protein, whose amino-acid sequence is MRNPLRRTPHRRLRTTAAGALATALAALGLVALPGPAAATTAPALTVQYRTGVTGATAGQAAPWFTVRNTGTAPVRLADVRLRYYFSSDAPDASYRFACDWAVRGCSNLTGAFAAHTPATATADRYLEIGFTAAAGTLAPGADTGDIRLRMHRSDWKPLRQGDDHSFSAERTTYADWDRVTAHLSGTTVWGSVPGGGPVDPPPAQALFDDFAYTAHDDPRLAARGWALRSWPGGPGVPGAGWSPRNISFGTENGASVMTLRTETDGTAAGTRQAEILATSMKFRKGTYAARVKFSDAPVHGPDGDHVIQTFFAINDLKAPMADDYAEYDFEYLPNGGWGETGNTLFATSWETYDSTGAQPPVNTHTADRAGYAGWRDLVFTVDDTDVRYYVDGRLFATHGAAYLPERPVLISFNQWLTDLAGPPERTPRAYEQGVDYVLHVKDKVLTPAQVAERVAAYRTAGTAFEDTVPAL
- a CDS encoding LxmA leader domain family RiPP; this encodes MNTEDLMGGYAAYTSPNAAVQEAATTHAEAFTPTITVTPTTEVIVSVVVSLLTPHV